A region of Candidatus Obscuribacterales bacterium DNA encodes the following proteins:
- a CDS encoding DUF1493 family protein: protein MENQNSNSEEALIERVKAFLEIEVNANRAELTSATRLFHDLGVTGDEASDLLVHFQKEFNVDIKDFSFDDHFTWEVPLLWPIVPFYWPLLLNSSFRKQVFRSRKRTDSMLIPLTVADLANAAKTGRLLSHSRN, encoded by the coding sequence ATGGAAAACCAAAATTCAAATTCAGAGGAAGCATTGATCGAACGCGTAAAAGCTTTCTTGGAAATCGAAGTCAATGCCAACCGTGCTGAACTTACTTCCGCGACCAGATTATTCCATGATCTAGGAGTAACAGGTGATGAAGCAAGTGATCTGCTCGTGCATTTTCAAAAAGAGTTCAACGTGGACATCAAAGATTTCTCGTTTGATGATCATTTTACGTGGGAAGTTCCGTTACTTTGGCCAATTGTTCCATTCTATTGGCCGTTATTGCTAAATTCATCCTTTCGAAAACAAGTATTTCGATCTAGAAAGCGCACCGACTCGATGTTAATTCCTCTTACCGTCGCAGACCTAGCTAACGCAGCAAAAACGGGTCGTCTTCTCAGTCATTCACGTAATTAA
- a CDS encoding IS3 family transposase, with protein sequence MSEKGNCWDNAVAESFFGSLKREAIYHYRFATKSQAKACIFDYVEAFYNRFRLHSALNYLMRCIRFAPVRLFDFVR encoded by the coding sequence ATGAGCGAAAAAGGTAATTGTTGGGACAATGCTGTGGCCGAAAGCTTCTTTGGTTCGCTGAAGCGCGAAGCTATTTACCACTACCGCTTTGCCACCAAGTCTCAAGCAAAAGCCTGCATCTTTGATTACGTCGAGGCCTTTTACAACAGATTTCGATTACATTCCGCGTTGAATTACTTAATGCGTTGTATTCGCTTTGCTCCGGTTCGCTTATTCGATTTCGTCCGGTGA